In Cataglyphis hispanica isolate Lineage 1 chromosome 20, ULB_Chis1_1.0, whole genome shotgun sequence, a single genomic region encodes these proteins:
- the LOC126857060 gene encoding uncharacterized protein LOC126857060 isoform X2, with amino-acid sequence MHKMQSDLQMPYLRAIQAVPGNTASQKLCWIEKLTSYRASGDPEQLPQELLPILRTEIAVNEKKYEDITTALKSEDWTIVNRAFKAAWFFDGSHKNIVNAEYFCEHVFPYVSMNTRGRIVITLANRLTDPELAQQLFTKGYHSGCKLEESSHLLTRFNSRRNADNTDFIRGLSQFCQLLLKINHPLSSLV; translated from the exons ATGCACAAAATGCAAAGTGATCTGCAGATGCCATATCTGCGCGCGATTCAAGCGGTACCAGGCAATACCGCGAGTCAGAAGCTATGTTGGATTGAAAAGTTAACTTCGTACCGGGCTAGCGGGGATCCCGAACAACTTCCGCAGGAACTGCTGCCTATACTGCGAACAGAAATCGCGGTGAATGAGAAGAAATACGAAGACATAACGACTGCCCTTAAATCCGAGGATTGGACGATAGTGAATCGTGCTTTTAAAGCCGCCTGGTTCTTCGATGGCAGCCACAAGAATATCGTCAACGCCGAGTACTTTTGTGAACACGTCTTCCCTTATGTCTCTATGAATACGAGGGGACGTATCGTGATCACACTCGCAAATCGATTGACTGATCCGGAGTTGGCGCAGCAATTGTTCACAAAG GGATACCATAGTGGTTGCAAACTCGAGGAAAGTTCGCATTTGCTCACAAGATTCAACTCTCGAAGAAACGCTGATAACACGGATTTCATTCGAGGTCTCTCGCAATTTTGCCaacttttattgaaaataaatcatccTCTTTCCTCCCTCGTGTAA
- the LOC126857060 gene encoding uncharacterized protein LOC126857060 isoform X1 encodes MHKMQSDLQMPYLRAIQAVPGNTASQKLCWIEKLTSYRASGDPEQLPQELLPILRTEIAVNEKKYEDITTALKSEDWTIVNRAFKAAWFFDGSHKNIVNAEYFCEHVFPYVSMNTRGRIVITLANRLTDPELAQQLFTKVASTYGIYNAYPLIAACDEAFVYKTVEQQKLVLPLGTVKKIFRKNPDLIVRYLKLLKPVNATERPPFPVDIHKYKFLLPKLVKKRPDAFAELIEMHEANPPKIILSNTCAEIFLKKGQRYLIKKPRLYIKILPLKKISKELIESIFISLLPAKNSCFDTDRILKYLQYYPQNERYKLLRESYMAKYGTELLDEDKNVTPALLRVLPAKERIEQARIKLEKEKLQEVQYNNMRIEYERAWICYLPVNEVIPVIKEKISKASVDVDRLDLIFQMFYACKINENDDALIDSLKYFLNRHKNEEYYIFQRTMEHLLQLFDISQLNEGQNSLLFEITKLFYVKYERTVVSMIEAIIHFRLIHNMPINELIRMLINTKKKWSINFSLLKKYPQYERKCLATFAEIIQENQDSWLTRELDYQKYILCPFVEAMYDFNERCKKSGTKIERMTIKNYDWLLNNIRDLLSDSERDLNIWKILQKWEPELFRSLYRPKELADVKTGEALALLKQNPQDILRNWKKYLVICKKQHLCTQVQRFVKATRWYKDIPIRFVNHCMNYLHKHKEYKDTDEVTSILTILAILLHGDTLTKLIEPLIPTETTINASHPDARKNYKLVRHLPLIMRLSNPPVPLELVAKLCEGDYLTIALATLTNVSRRSCLPKVLSFASKLYKMRVGARKHGVRLMYQIAPTDELTEFLREMWTLENHHSIRQVIFEAVRKLLSMAPNPANWSLYCLITRTVRLKDEALLSQMKLLPSFPNEYVSKYFEIWLEIINDFELLGLDVQKTNKYIISFLEQITVPVCNLLSENFAQDIIKKYLFIIDVNVSEAARSFSMLYLFPKDETKFTIRSKEFIDILHSVLKTHWDTTYPKKSCFFPYNNALHLFVEDFVVSYVNRFRSNKSTDMQFIDDMLKIFSSVLVPTQDVRSYLLLTYAKKLQECTSTNKCFGLQFGQHLPELVEIFSPSLVYFMSEILDHFLNRVFEDYTSLEEFKLTVIEGLIKADNTDSCFMAVTMLSPMTSKNLVTRYKQLIVKFREMKNPAIISILYDHLNTLNFGSIVFD; translated from the coding sequence ATGCACAAAATGCAAAGTGATCTGCAGATGCCATATCTGCGCGCGATTCAAGCGGTACCAGGCAATACCGCGAGTCAGAAGCTATGTTGGATTGAAAAGTTAACTTCGTACCGGGCTAGCGGGGATCCCGAACAACTTCCGCAGGAACTGCTGCCTATACTGCGAACAGAAATCGCGGTGAATGAGAAGAAATACGAAGACATAACGACTGCCCTTAAATCCGAGGATTGGACGATAGTGAATCGTGCTTTTAAAGCCGCCTGGTTCTTCGATGGCAGCCACAAGAATATCGTCAACGCCGAGTACTTTTGTGAACACGTCTTCCCTTATGTCTCTATGAATACGAGGGGACGTATCGTGATCACACTCGCAAATCGATTGACTGATCCGGAGTTGGCGCAGCAATTGTTCACAAAGGTAGCGTCTACTTACGGTATTTATAATGCTTATCCGTTGATTGCGGCTTGCGACGAGGCTTTCGTTTATAAAACAGTCGAGCAGCAAAAGCTCGTATTACCACTTGGGACTGTTAAAAAGATTTTCCGCAAGAATCCGGATCTTATCGTGCGTtatctgaaattattaaaacccGTGAACGCGACCGAACGCCCTCCTTTCCCGGTCGATATCCATAAATACAAGTTTTTACTGCCCAAATTAGTGAAAAAGCGACCGGATGCTTTCGCGGAGCTAATCGAGATGCACGAAGCTAATCcaccaaaaattattttgagtaATACATGCGCCGAGATATTCTTGAAGAAAGGACAGCGATACTTGATTAAAAAACCGCGTTTGTACATCAAAATCTTACCGCTTAAAAAGATCAGTAAAGAACTAAtagaaagtatatttataagtcTATTGCCCGCGAAAAATTCTTGCTTCGACACAGATAGAATTCTCAAGTACTTACAATATTATCCACAAAATGAAAGATACAAACTACTCCGTGAATCTTACATGGCAAAATACGGTACTGAACTTCTCGACGAGGACAAAAATGTAACACCCGCGTTGTTGCGAGTATTACCTGCCAAAGAACGGATCGAGCAAGCTAGAATTAAgctcgagaaagaaaaattgcaagaagTCCAGTACAACAATATGAGAATCGAGTACGAGAGAGCTTGGATCTGTTATTTACCCGTTAACGAAGTGATACcggttattaaagaaaaaataagtaaagctTCAGTTGATGTAGACCGACTTGATCTCATTTTCCAAATGTTTTACGCTTGCAAGATCAACGAGAATGATGATGCGTTAATCGAcagtttgaaatattttttaaacaggcATAAAAACGAGGAGTATTACATATTTCAGCGAACAATGGAAcatcttttacaattattcgatatatctCAATTAAACGAGGGACAAAACTCCCTTCTTTTCGAAAtcacaaaattgttttatgtaaaatacgaACGTACAGTGGTAAGCATGATTGAAGCTATTATACATTTCAGACTTATTCACAATATGCCAATCAACGAGCTGATTCGCATGttgataaatacaaaaaaaaagtggtCCATAAATTTCAGTCTACTCAAAAAATATCCACAGTACGAGAGAAAATGTCTTGCAACTTTCGcagaaattattcaagaaaatcAAGATAGCTGGCTAACACGTGAACTCGATTACCAGAAATACATCTTGTGCCCCTTCGTCGAGGCAATGTACGACTTTAACGAAAGATGCAAAAAATCGGGTACGAAGATAGAACGtatgacaattaaaaattatgattggctattaaataatatacgcgATTTATTATCCGACTCCGAAAGGGATCTCAATATATGGaagatattgcaaaaatgGGAACCGGAATTGTTTCGCAGCTTGTACCGCCCGAAGGAGCTTGCGGACGTAAAGACGGGCGAGGCGCTCGCTTTATTGAAGCAAAATCCGCAAGATATACTTcgtaattggaaaaaatatttggtgATATGCAAGAAGCAGCATTTGTGCACGCAGGTGCAACGTTTCGTCAAAGCCACGCGCTGGTACAAGGACATACCCATAAGATTTGTCAACCATTGCATGAATTATTTGCACAaacataaagaatataaagacaCGGATGAGGTGACTTCAATCTTGACTATCCTAGCAATATTACTTCACGGCGACACGCTGACAAAACTGATAGAACCGCTCATACCTACGGAAACAACGATTAATGCCAGTCATCCAGACGCCAGGAAAAATTACAAACTCGTGCGTCATTTACCATTGATCATGAGACTTTCCAATCCGCCAGTACCTCTCGAACTCGTAGCCAAATTATGCGAAGGAGATTACTTAACGATAGCGCTGGCGACCTTGACAAATGTGAGCAGGCGATCTTGTTTGCCGAAAGTATTGTCATTTGCGAGCAAGTTGTACAAAATGCGCGTCGGCGCGCGAAAGCACGGGGTCAGGTTGATGTATCAAATAGCTCCCACGGACGAGCTTACTGAATTTCTGCGGGAGATGTGGACTCTCGAGAATCATCATTCGATACGACAAGTTATATTCGAGGCGGTACGAAAACTCTTGTCTATGGCACCAAACCCGGCCAATTGGTCTCTATATTGCTTAATAACGCGCACGGTGCGTCTCAAAGATGAAGCATTACTTTCGCAAATGAAACTTCTTCCCAGCTTTCCCAATGAATATGTCTCGAAATACTTTGAAATATGGctcgaaataataaatgattttgaatTGTTAGGATTGGACGTTCAGAagacaaataaatacataatcagTTTCCTGGAACAGATTACTGTGCCCGTTTGCAATCTTCTCTCCGAAAATTTTGctcaagatataataaaaaaatatttatttatcatcgaTGTTAATGTATCCGAGGCTGCGAGATCTTTCTCGATGTTATATCTTTTCCCGAAGGAcgaaacaaaatttacaatacgTAGTAAGGAATTCATCGATATCTTGCATTCCGTACTGAAGACGCATTGGGACACGACCTATCCTAAAAAATCATGTTTCTTTCCGTACAATAACGCCTTACATCTATTTGTGGAAGATTTCGTTGTTAGCTACGTCAACAGATTTCGCTCAAACAAGTCTACCGATATGCAATTCATCGATGATATGCTCAAGATATTTTCATCCGTCTTGGTACCTACGCAGGACGTGAGGTCTTATTTGCTGTTAACGTATGCGAAAAAACTACAAGAGTGCACGTCAACCAATAAATGTTTCGGCCTGCAATTCGGTCAACATTTGCCGGAATTAGTCGAGATTTTCTCACCATCATTAGTGTATTTCATGAGCGAGATTCTCGATCATTTCCTGAATCGCGTATTTGAAGATTATACCAGTTTGGAAGAATTCAAGCTTACTGTCATAGAAGGCCTTATTAAAGCTGATAACACGGATTCCTGTTTCATGGCTGTGACAATGTTATCGCCGATGACTTCGAAGAATCTTGTGACAAGATACAAACAACTCATCGTAAAGTttcgagaaatgaaaaatccTGCTATCATTAGCATTTTATATGATCATTTGAACACGTTGAACTTTGGAAGTATCGTATTCGATTAA
- the LOC126857062 gene encoding UDP-glucosyltransferase 2-like — MELLRILLVILTYDQVVHGYRILGVFPLQGKSHWIMQEELMKGLAKRGHQVDVITHFPLKKPIPNYTDISLEGSLPHVTNNVSASDIKGFSTFSVATLTYVAGTTVCKLLDHPKMRELIENPPQDPPYDIVVMELFAAPCFLAFGRHLKVPMVGTVANVFHDWLNEVSGNPMNPAYIPSIFSTYTQQMNFQERLINFLLSNYISIQIHYYTNSQLEFVKKYFGMDVPHIKDLYYDLSLYLVNSHHSLHGIRPTTTNVIEVGGLHLKDDDPPSPEVQKWLDESKDGCIYFTFGSMVRIETFSKELIEQFYASFEKIAPVRVLMKVAKKEDLLPGLPKNVMTQSWFPQISILKHKNIRAFITHGGSLGTQEAIYCGVPMIGIPLFGDQRINIHNYVNKKVAISLESINDVTEEKLTLALNNILKDPSYRENAQKLSKLFLDRPMSALNTSIFWVEYVAKYGNVLQSPAIKLYWWQRNLLDVYAFILAVIITALCIVLFILRKLKNLLFGSPVCAKKNSAAIKSKKNK, encoded by the exons ATGGAGCTACTAAGGATTCTTCTCGTGATCCTAACCTACGATCAAGTCGTTCATGGTTACCGGATCCTCGGAGTGTTCCCGTTACAAGGCAAGAGTCACTGGATCATGCAGGAGGAATTAATGAAGGGCTTGGCAAAACGCGGCCATCAGGTGGACGTGATCACGCATTTCCCGCTGAAAAAGCCGATACCCAATTACACGGATATCAGTTTGGAAGGCAGTCTACCACATGTTACGAACAATGTCTCTGCATCGGATATCAAAGGATTTAGCACCTTTTCCGTGGCCACATTAACTTATGTAGCCGGAACGACAGTTTGTAAGCTGCTGGATCACCCAAAGATGCGAGAACTGATTGAAAATCCGCCACAGGATCCTCCTTACGACATCGTTGTCATGGAG CTGTTCGCGGCGCCGTGCTTCTTGGCCTTTGGCCGTCATCTCAAGGTCCCCATGGTCGGCACGGTGGCCAACGTTTTTCACGACTGGCTCAACGAGGTGTCCGGCAATCCGATGAATCCCGCTTACATCCCGAGCATCTTCTCGACATACACTCAACAAATGAATTTCCAGGAACGActtataaactttttgttaTCAAACTACATCTCCATACAGATACATTATTACACGAATTCGCAATTGGAATTCGTAAAGAAGTACTTTGGTATGGACGTGCCGCACATCAAGGACTTGTATTACGACTTATCTTTGTATCTGGTTAATTCTCACCACTCGTTACACGGAATTAGGCCAACGACCACTAATGTGATCGAGGTCGGCGGTTTGCATCTCAAGGACGACGACCCGCCATCGCCG GAAGTGCAAAAATGGTTGGACGAAAGCAAGGACGGCTGCATTTACTTTACATTCGGTTCCATGGTGAGGATCGAAACATTCTCTAAAGAATTAATCGAACAGTTTTACGCATCTTTCGAGAAGATCGCCCCGGTTCGCGTGCTCATGAAAGTCGCGAAGAAAGAAGATCTGTTGCCAGGATTACCCAAGAATGTCATGACGCAATCTTGGTTCCCGCAAATCTCCATTCTAA AACACAAAAATATACGCGCTTTCATTACGCACGGCGGCAGCTTGGGAACGCAAGAAGCTATCTATTGCGGAGTTCCTATGATAGGTATCCCTTTATTCGGTGATCAGCGCATCAATATTCACAATTATGTCAACAAGAAGGTGGCTATCTCGCTCGAGTCAATAAACGATGTTACCGAGGAGAAATTAACTTTGGCATTAAATAACATCTTGAAGGATCCTTCCTATCG CGAGAATGCACAGAAACTGTCAAAGCTGTTCCTCGATCGACCGATGAGCGCCTTGAATACGTCCATATTTTGGGTGGAGTACGTCGCAAAATACGGAAACGTGCTTCAATCACCGGCCATTAAGCTCTATTGGTGGCAACGGAATCTACTGGACGTTTACGCCTTTATACTTGCCGTGATTATTACGGCACTTTGTATCGTGTTATTTATTCtacgaaaattgaaaaatcttttgtttGGGTCACCCGTTTGTGCAAAAAAGAACAGTGCAGCGATTAAGTCGAAGAAGAACAAGTGA
- the LOC126857067 gene encoding uncharacterized protein LOC126857067, translated as MNKVEVCVTEGKLIGIIEESVHGDHYIAFRGIPYAKPPVGELRFKDPLPPETWSGNRDASKYGNIAVQVDIFTHKVIGDEDCLYLNVFTTEMEPLKKRVVMVWIHGGGFFMGSGDASFYGPDHIVRKDIILVTLNYRLGVLGFLNLYHKMAAGNQGLKDVIMALQWIQKNISHFGGDPDNVTIFGESAGGAIVHYLTISPLAKGLFHKAICQSGVVNNPWAFTERDTSINNGLQLAEKLGKATSDTEVAYKFLKKIDARKLRKAEVELFLTEEVRLNLSIAFTPTMDSESSNPLLPIELSKLLRNGIKMPLIFGYTSCEGTFFLRGKFFGYISKETLKKIDSDFKKIVHPRILCQLPQIPITISDLRSLYFGDKEVSEETLMNSHSDFLGDQCFYSGIMEAVDTEINSGTNEPVYLYKFSYESKTSPMKNILDIQLSGTSHIEELGYLFHPHLMKDLGLPPAAPDSDDYRIINCLTQMWTNFAKTGNPTPANEDLTLANYKWTPLKNGNAYDYLNINIKPQMETLYKGKQRWDWKIRHKCSVVSFQSSIMSSNRVAVNVREGKLIGIIDKNIHAGNYIAFRGIPYAKPPVGKLRFKDPVPPESWSGSRDSSKHGNIAVQKDPITHEMIGDEDCLYLNVYTADIESWRKRPVMVWIHGGAFSTGSGDATIYGPDYIVRKDVVLVTLNYRLGVLGFLNLNDKVATGNQGMKDIIMALEWVQKNISKFTGDPGNVTIFGESAGGAIVHYLTLSPLSEGLFHKAISQSGVAANPWAFSEWANKAKNKGFQLAKYLGKTTSDPKVAFEFLKTIDAKKLREAEQKLLTKTECLQLVIAFTPSLDHESPNPFFPEHPSTLIRRQVKMPYILGYNNCEGSYFACSSLVKRLNKEIFKEIDSDFKKTILPQILSTLPQIPITVEELRFLYFGNKAVSEETLINYADFLGDVLFYRGIMEIADTQMSSDAKESTYLYKFSYESETSPWKKFLNITLPGVTHSEELFYLFYSHMLKHLGVLPLAPDSNDYKIMNRLTQMWTDFAKTGNPTPAITNSTPIKWTPLKRGGNIYDYLNINIESEMKTLRKEEQRWDWKNMKHKL; from the exons ATGAACAAAGTAGAAGTATGCGTAACCGAAGGGAAATTAATCGGCATCATCGAGGAAAGTGTTCACGGCGATCATTACATTGCCTTTCGCGGGATACCGTATGCTAAGCCTCCAGTGGGTGAACTCAGATTTAAA GATCCGCTACCCCCAGAAACATGGTCCGGCAACCGAGACGCTTCCAAGTACGGAAACATCGCTGTTCAGGTGGATATTTTCACGCATAAAGTAATAGGCGACGAAGATTGTCTCTATTTGAATGTGTTCACCACGGAAATGGAGCCTTTAAAGAAGCGCGTTGTAATGGTGTGGATACATGGTGGTGGCTTTTTTATGGGCTCCGGCGATGCATCTTTCTACGGTCCTGATCATATTGTCCGGAAGGACATAATACTCGTCACTCTGAATTATAGATTAGGTGTTCTag GTTTTctcaatttatatcataaaatggcAGCGGGAAATCAGGGTTTAAAAGATGTAATAATGGCGTTACAAtggattcaaaaaaatatatcgcatttCGGTGGAGATCCCGATAACGTCACAATTTTTGGTGAAAGTGCGGGTGGAGCGATTGTTCACTATCTGACTATTTCGCCGTTAGCTAAAG GTTTATTTCATAAAGCGATATGTCAAAGCGGCGTCGTGAATAATCCTTGGGCTTTCACTGAACGGGACACTTCTATCAATAACGGTCTGCAGTTAGCCGAGAAACTTGGGAAGGCGACTTCAGACACGGAAGTCGCttacaaatttctaaaaaaaatagacgcaagaaaattaagaaaagcaGAAGTGGAGCTCTTCTTGACAGAAGAA GTGCGTTTAAATCTTTCGATTGCATTTACGCCAACTATGGATTCCGAGTCATCAAATCCTTTATTACCGATagaattatcgaaattattacgTAATGGAATTAAAATGCCACTTATATTCGGATACACTAGTTGCGAAGGCACTTTTTTCTTACGAGGAAAATTTTTtggat ATATAAGTAAAGAGACTCTAAAGAAAATCGATTCtgatttcaagaaaattgtaCATCCTAGAATTTTGTGTCAATTACCACAGATACCAATCACGATCTCAGATTTACGATCATTATACTTTGGTGATAAGGAAGTGTCAGAGGAAACTCTAATGAACTCTCACTCTGACTTTCTTGGCGATCAGTGTTTCTATAGCGGTATTATGGAAGCAGTTGATACTGAAATAAATTCTGGTACTAACGAGCCGGTGTACTTGTACAAATTTTCATATGAAAGTAAAACTTCtcctatgaaaaatatattagatattcaaCTTTCag GTACGTCTCACATAGAGGAACTGGGTTATTTATTTCATCCTCATTTGATGAAAGATTTGGGATTGCCACCAGCTGCACCTGATTCGGACGattacagaataataaattgcttaACGCAAATGTGGACAAATTTTGCTAAAACGGG AAATCCAACACCTGCTAATGAAGATTTGACTTTAGCTAATTATAAATGGACAccattaaaaaatggaaatgcatatgattatttaaacattaatattaaacctCAAATGGAGACTCTTTATAAAGGAAAGCAACGATGGGATTGGAAGATtagacataaa TGTTCTGTCGTCAGTTTTCAGTCATCCATCATGAGCAGCAACAGAGTGGCCGTAAACGTGCGTGAAGGAAAATTAATCGGTAtcattgacaaaaatattcacgCTGGCAATTATATAGCTTTCCGAGGAATACCGTATGCAAAACCGCCAGTTGGTAAACTCAGATTCAAA GATCCGGTACCACCGGAATCATGGTCCGGCAGCAGAGATTCTTCGAAACACGGAAATATCGCCGTGCAGAAGGATCCTATCACACATGAAATGATCGGCGACGAGGATTGCCTCTACTTAAACGTGTACACCGCAGACATCGAATCATGGAGAAAACGTCCGGTTATGGTGTGGATACACGGCGGCGCTTTTAGCACGGGTTCCGGCGATGCAACTATTTACGGTCCCGATTATATTGTCCGGAAGGATGTGGTATTAGTCACGTTAAATTATAGACTAGGCGTTCTCG GTTTCTTAAATCTTAACGATAAAGTGGCAACAGGCAATCAAGGTATGAAGGATATTATCATGGCATTAGAATGGGTTCAGAAGAATATATCAAAGTTCACTGGAGACCCAGGAAATGTCACCATCTTTGGCGAAAGCGCTGGTGGAGCCATTGTACATTATTTGACTCTGTCTCCATTAAGCGAAG GTTTGTTTCACAAAGCGATTTCGCAAAGCGGCGTCGCCGCAAATCCTTGGGCCTTTAGTGAATGGGCAAATAAAGCGAAGAACAAAGGGTTCCAATTAGCCAAATACCTCGGTAAAACGACCTCAGATCCGAAAGTCGCTTTTGAGTTTCTCAAAACGATCGACGCGAAGAAACTCAGAGAAGCCGAACAGAAGTTGTTGACGAAAACA GAATGTTTACAACTTGTAATAGCATTTACGCCCAGTTTAGATCACGAATCGCCGAATCCATTCTTCCCGGAACATCCAAGCACATTAATACGCCGCCAAGTTAAAATGCCATATATTTTGGGTTATAACAATTGCGAAGGATCTTATTTTGCATGCAGCAGCCTCGTCAAAC GCTTAAACAAggagatttttaaagaaatcgaCTCCGATTTCAAGAAGACCATCTTACCTCAAATTTTGTCTACGCTACCACAAATACCGATCACAGTCGAAGAATTACGATTTTTATACTTTGGCAATAAAGCAGTGTCGGAAGAAACTCTAATTAATTATGCTGATTTTTTAGGCGACGTTCTTTTTTATCGCGGCATTATGGAGATAGCCGATACTCAAATGAGCTCTGATGCTAAGGAATCGAcctatttatacaaattttcatatGAAAGTGAAACTTCTCCCTGGAAGAAATTCTTAAACATTACGCTTCCAG GTGTGACTCATTCCGAGGaacttttttacttattttattctcatatgCTAAAACATTTGGGTGTTTTACCACTTGCACCTGATTCGAatgattacaaaataatgaatcgCTTAACACAGATGTGGACGGATTTTGCTAAAACAGG GAATCCAACACCCGCGATTACAAATTCGACTCCAATTAAATGGACACCGTTGAAGCGCGGCggaaatatatacgattacttaaacattaatattgaatcTGAAATGAAAACCCTCCGTAAAGAAGAGCAGCGCTGGGACTGGAAGAATATGAAACATAAGCTGTGA